A single Acidobacteriota bacterium DNA region contains:
- a CDS encoding amidohydrolase family protein, translating into MPHSGDRTRGRLRAPGLALAAMAIVVLAGVAETRADRPRVYALTGGRVVVSPGHVIDNATVVLRDGTIEAVGADVKTPDDAVVVDAKGKTVHAGFIDACSDIGLRQPETAAAPGAAPRAARTETPAGAGHPISRVHPEKRALDQLALTDNDLERQRAFGFTAALAVPNEGIFRGTSALITLGAGPVAQSVVRADAAQHIAFETGGFRGGYPGSLMGVIAVIRQGLEDAKRHDVWQARYDADPKGMKRPDTVTAYAPLALAASARIPVVFDATTPANVLRALSLAKEFNLDAMVVGSGADAEVLDGIKAFGRPVIVSMAFPDKPEIDDADEALDATNETLRRYVSARADAGRLAAAGVPIAIGTCRMKNLAEFPDHLRKAIEAGLTEDAALAALTVNPAKLYGVDRSMGTIEAGKAADVVMEDGPLFGEKTKPSRVYIDGVEYVVEQKKLKGDPNAKVDPRGTWSVTVSFGSVTVVRTWTIGGKEGAYEGTAETREGTVTFQSMTLLGNELKIEQPSSRGNGMVHIDVVITGESFEGEGESSSGPSFTLKGTRTSGPNGGAL; encoded by the coding sequence ATGCCTCACTCGGGGGATCGAACGAGGGGAAGACTGCGCGCGCCGGGCCTCGCGCTGGCCGCGATGGCCATCGTCGTGCTGGCCGGTGTCGCCGAGACGCGCGCGGACCGCCCGCGCGTCTACGCGCTGACCGGAGGGCGCGTCGTCGTCTCTCCGGGCCATGTCATCGACAACGCCACCGTCGTCCTGCGCGACGGGACCATCGAAGCGGTCGGCGCCGACGTGAAAACCCCCGACGACGCCGTCGTCGTCGACGCGAAGGGGAAGACCGTCCACGCCGGCTTCATCGACGCCTGCTCCGACATCGGCCTCCGCCAGCCCGAGACCGCAGCGGCCCCGGGCGCAGCCCCTCGCGCCGCGAGAACCGAGACCCCGGCGGGGGCCGGCCACCCCATCTCCCGCGTCCACCCCGAGAAGCGCGCCCTCGACCAGCTCGCCCTGACCGACAACGACCTCGAGCGGCAGCGAGCTTTCGGCTTCACCGCCGCGCTCGCCGTCCCGAACGAAGGGATCTTCCGAGGCACCAGCGCGCTCATCACGCTCGGCGCGGGCCCCGTCGCGCAGAGCGTCGTCCGCGCCGACGCGGCCCAGCACATCGCCTTCGAGACCGGTGGCTTCCGCGGGGGCTACCCGGGATCGCTGATGGGGGTCATCGCCGTCATCCGCCAGGGGCTCGAGGACGCGAAGCGCCACGACGTCTGGCAGGCGCGCTACGACGCCGACCCGAAGGGGATGAAGCGCCCCGACACGGTGACCGCCTACGCGCCGCTCGCGCTCGCCGCGTCGGCGAGGATCCCGGTCGTCTTCGACGCGACGACGCCCGCGAACGTGCTGCGCGCCCTCTCCCTCGCGAAGGAGTTCAACCTCGACGCGATGGTCGTGGGATCGGGGGCGGATGCCGAGGTTCTCGACGGCATCAAGGCCTTCGGGCGCCCGGTCATCGTCTCGATGGCCTTCCCGGACAAGCCCGAGATCGACGACGCCGACGAGGCCCTCGACGCCACGAACGAGACGCTCAGGCGCTACGTCTCGGCGCGCGCCGACGCGGGACGCCTCGCGGCGGCGGGCGTTCCGATCGCGATCGGCACATGCCGCATGAAGAACCTCGCAGAGTTCCCCGATCACCTGAGAAAGGCGATCGAGGCGGGGCTGACCGAGGACGCGGCCCTCGCCGCCCTCACCGTGAACCCCGCGAAGCTCTACGGCGTGGACCGATCGATGGGGACGATCGAGGCCGGGAAGGCGGCCGACGTCGTCATGGAGGACGGGCCGCTCTTCGGGGAGAAGACGAAGCCCTCGCGCGTCTACATCGACGGCGTCGAGTACGTCGTCGAGCAGAAGAAACTGAAGGGGGACCCGAACGCGAAGGTCGACCCGCGGGGGACCTGGTCGGTGACGGTGAGCTTCGGCTCGGTCACGGTCGTCCGCACGTGGACGATCGGCGGGAAGGAAGGGGCGTACGAGGGGACGGCGGAGACCCGCGAGGGGACCGTCACCTTCCAGTCGATGACGCTTCTCGGGAACGAGCTGAAGATCGAGCAGCCCTCCTCGCGCGGCAACGGCATGGTCCACATCGACGTCGTGATCACCGGCGAGAGCTTCGAGGGGGAAGGGGAGTCGTCGTCGGGACCGTCCTTCACGCTCAAGGGAACGCGGACGTCCGGACCGAACGGAGGTGCCCTGTGA
- a CDS encoding amidohydrolase family protein, giving the protein MSRRILIALFALALAALSIPVPMAADAAKPPSTVLIQGGTVWTMSKAGILARADLLIRDGKIARIAERIDAPPGSLVVDATGKHVTPGLIDAHSHTAVDGGINEGSNNITAEVRIADVLDGTDVAVYRELAGGLTTANVLHGSANSIGGQNAVIKLRWGSPAADLIFQAAPPGVKFALGENPKRSNFQPDRGESPRYPATRMGVEASIRKAFLAARDYKKEWADYSALPEKDRQHREPPRKDLQNEALVEILDGKRLVHAHCYRQDEILMLIRLAEEFGFRIATFQHVLEGYKVADEIAAHGAGGSTFSDWWAYKQEAWDAIPYNGALMTKRGVLVSYNSDSNELARRLNLEAAKSIKYGGLTEEEALALVTINPARQLHVDRWTGSLEAGKDADVAIWSGHPLSTYTVCEQTWVDGVRRFDRAADVAARDQREKDRAALIDAVKNADRPKPAAVAREEKKEEKKVDEAKPAAATKAAPAAKPLPYRMPEGVTSVIALTGATIHPVIGPDIPNGTIVIKAGRIAAVGSGVAIPGGAEIVKLDGLHVYPGLIDADTVVGLTEVGSVKGSDDVSETGSNNADVRTDLAVFPDSELIPVTRANGVTQVLTVPSGGLISGTSSLTRLDGWTWEELSAASPVALHIQYPVWRARSRFDFGPPVSRDDAKKDREKKLKELREAFAAARAYKLAKAAGHLHEADPVLEAMLPALDGSIPVVVHAGEIRQIKDALKWSSEEGLRMILAGGEDAWRVAADLKAANVPVILGPLLDVPDRDDEAYDVRFTSARALHDAGVAFCISGGGGSFNAANTRNLPYHAAMAAAFGLPRDEALKAVTLYPARILGVERDLGSIEAGKSASLIVTTGDPLEIRTEVKRVYIDGRSVDLMNKHLRLYQKFSARPRRAAK; this is encoded by the coding sequence GTGAGCCGCCGGATTCTGATCGCGCTCTTCGCGCTGGCCCTCGCGGCCCTCTCGATTCCCGTTCCGATGGCGGCCGACGCCGCGAAGCCGCCGTCGACCGTCCTCATCCAGGGGGGGACCGTCTGGACGATGTCGAAGGCCGGGATCCTCGCGAGGGCCGACCTGCTGATCAGGGACGGGAAGATCGCGAGGATCGCCGAGAGGATCGACGCGCCGCCGGGATCGCTCGTCGTGGACGCGACAGGGAAGCACGTCACACCCGGCCTCATCGACGCGCACAGCCACACCGCGGTGGACGGCGGGATCAACGAGGGGTCGAACAACATCACCGCCGAGGTCCGCATCGCCGACGTTCTCGACGGCACCGACGTGGCCGTCTACCGCGAGCTGGCCGGCGGCCTCACGACGGCCAACGTCCTCCACGGATCGGCGAACTCGATCGGCGGGCAGAACGCCGTCATCAAGCTCCGATGGGGATCTCCCGCGGCGGACCTGATCTTCCAGGCCGCACCTCCCGGCGTGAAGTTCGCCCTCGGCGAGAACCCGAAGCGATCGAACTTCCAGCCCGATCGCGGCGAATCGCCCCGGTACCCCGCGACGCGCATGGGGGTCGAGGCGTCGATCCGCAAGGCCTTCCTCGCGGCGCGCGACTACAAGAAGGAGTGGGCGGACTACAGCGCCCTCCCGGAAAAAGATCGCCAGCACAGGGAGCCGCCGCGGAAGGATCTCCAGAATGAGGCCCTCGTCGAGATCCTCGACGGGAAGCGCCTCGTCCACGCGCACTGCTACCGGCAGGACGAGATCCTGATGCTCATCCGGCTTGCCGAGGAGTTCGGCTTCCGGATCGCGACCTTCCAGCACGTCCTCGAGGGGTACAAGGTCGCCGACGAGATCGCCGCGCACGGGGCGGGAGGCTCGACCTTCTCCGACTGGTGGGCCTACAAGCAGGAGGCGTGGGACGCGATCCCCTACAACGGCGCCCTCATGACGAAGCGGGGAGTTCTCGTCTCGTACAACAGCGACTCGAACGAGCTCGCGCGGAGGCTGAACCTCGAGGCGGCGAAGTCGATCAAGTACGGCGGCCTCACCGAGGAGGAGGCCCTCGCCCTCGTCACGATCAACCCCGCGCGGCAGCTCCACGTGGACAGGTGGACCGGATCGCTCGAGGCCGGGAAGGACGCCGACGTGGCGATCTGGAGCGGACATCCTCTGAGCACGTACACCGTCTGCGAGCAGACGTGGGTGGACGGCGTCAGGAGGTTCGACCGAGCCGCCGACGTCGCGGCGCGCGATCAGCGCGAGAAGGATCGAGCGGCGCTGATCGACGCCGTGAAGAACGCCGACAGGCCGAAGCCCGCCGCCGTCGCGAGGGAGGAGAAGAAAGAGGAGAAGAAGGTCGACGAGGCGAAGCCGGCGGCGGCGACGAAGGCCGCCCCCGCGGCGAAGCCTCTCCCGTACCGGATGCCCGAGGGGGTCACGTCCGTCATCGCCCTCACCGGCGCGACGATTCATCCCGTGATCGGCCCCGACATCCCGAACGGCACGATCGTGATCAAGGCCGGCCGGATCGCCGCGGTCGGCAGCGGCGTCGCGATCCCCGGCGGCGCCGAGATCGTGAAGCTCGACGGCCTCCACGTCTACCCGGGGCTCATCGACGCGGACACGGTCGTCGGCCTCACCGAGGTCGGCTCCGTCAAGGGGAGCGACGACGTCTCGGAGACCGGCTCGAACAACGCCGACGTTCGGACCGACCTCGCGGTCTTCCCCGACTCGGAGCTGATCCCGGTCACCCGCGCGAACGGCGTCACCCAGGTCCTCACCGTGCCGTCGGGCGGCCTCATCAGCGGGACGAGCTCTCTGACGCGCCTCGACGGCTGGACGTGGGAGGAGCTTTCGGCGGCGTCGCCGGTCGCCCTCCACATCCAGTACCCGGTGTGGCGCGCTCGCTCGCGCTTCGACTTCGGCCCGCCGGTGTCGCGCGACGACGCGAAGAAGGACCGCGAGAAGAAGCTCAAGGAACTTCGTGAGGCATTCGCCGCGGCTCGGGCCTACAAGCTGGCGAAGGCCGCGGGACACCTGCATGAGGCCGACCCGGTCCTCGAGGCGATGCTTCCGGCTCTCGACGGGTCGATTCCGGTCGTCGTCCACGCCGGGGAGATCCGGCAGATCAAGGATGCTTTGAAGTGGTCGTCGGAGGAAGGACTACGGATGATCCTCGCCGGTGGCGAGGACGCCTGGCGCGTGGCCGCGGATCTCAAGGCGGCGAACGTGCCCGTTATTCTGGGACCCCTTCTCGACGTGCCCGACCGTGACGACGAGGCGTACGACGTCCGCTTCACGTCGGCCCGCGCGCTTCATGACGCCGGCGTCGCGTTCTGCATCTCGGGGGGCGGTGGCTCGTTCAATGCGGCGAACACGCGAAACCTCCCGTACCACGCCGCGATGGCGGCGGCCTTCGGGCTGCCTCGGGATGAAGCGCTCAAGGCGGTGACGCTGTACCCGGCCCGGATCCTGGGAGTCGAGAGGGACCTGGGGTCGATCGAGGCGGGAAAGAGCGCGAGTTTGATCGTGACGACGGGCGATCCCCTCGAGATCCGCACCGAGGTGAAGCGCGTCTACATCGACGGGCGCAGCGTCGATCTGATGAACAAGCACCTCAGGCTGTACCAGAAGTTCTCGGCCAGGCCGAGGAGGGCGGCGAAGTGA